A region of Gracilinanus agilis isolate LMUSP501 chromosome 3, AgileGrace, whole genome shotgun sequence DNA encodes the following proteins:
- the LOC123238661 gene encoding olfactory receptor 52N1-like gives MSVPNTSSLTPSSFILNGIPGLEAAHGWISLPFCTMYVIAITGNFGLMYLIYGEEALHRPMYIFLAMLSFTDVLMCTSTLPNTLFIFWFNLKEIDFNACLVQMFFVHTFTGMESGMLMLMALDRYVAICFPLRYGAILTRPVIAKAGLLTFLRGVMLVIPFAFLTKRLPYCRGNLIPHTYCDHMSVAKVSCGNVKVNAVYGLMVALLIGGFDILCITVSYTMILKAVVSLKSADARQKAFGTCTAHLCAIVITYVPAFFTFFTHRFGGHTIPPHIHIIMANLYLLLPPTMNPIVYGVKTKQIRNCVIRFFFQKKDASSQSI, from the coding sequence ATGTCAGTTCCAAATACCAGCAGCTTGACCCCAAGCTCGTTCATCCTCAATGGCATTCCAGGGCTGGAAGCAGCGCACGGATGGATCTCCCTCCCATTCTGCACCATGTACGTCATCGCCATCACAGGGAACTTTGGCCTCATGTATCTCATCTACGGGGAGGAAGCCCTGCATCGGCCCATGTACATCTTCCTGGCCATGCTGTCCTTCACAGACGTGCTGATGTGCACCAGCACCCTGCCCAACACGCTCTTCATCTTTTGGTTCAACCTCAAGGAGATCGACTTCAATGCCTGCTTGGTTCAGATGTTCTTTGTCCACACTTTCACGGGGATGGAGTCCGGGATGCTCATGCTCATGGCCCTTGACCGCTACGTGGCCATCTGCTTCCCACTGCGCTATGGTGCCATCCTCACCAGGCCCGTCATCGCCAAGGCTGGGCTCCTTACCTTCCTGAGAGGCGTCATGCTGGTCATTCCCTTCGCTTTCCTCACCAAGAGGCTGCCCTACTGCCGGGGGAATCTCATCCCCCACACCTACTGCGACCACATGTCTGTGGCCAAAGTGTCCTGCGGCAACGTAAAGGTCAATGCCGTGTATGGTCTGATGGTTGCCCTTCTCATCGGGGGCTTTGACATCCTCTGTATCACCGTCTCCTACACCATGATCCTCAAAGCAGTGGTCAGCCTGAAATCCGCAGACGCCCGGCAGAAGGCCTTTGGCACCTGCACGGCGCACCTCTGTGCCATCGTCATCACTTATGTTCCAGCTTTCTTTACCTTCTTCACCCACCGCTTTGGAGGCCACACCATACCACCACACATCCATATCATTATGGCCAATCTCTATTTGCTCCTGCCCCCCACTATGAACCCCATCGTCTACGGGGTAAAGACCAAGCAGATTCGGAATTGTGTCATTAGATTCTTCTTTCAGAAAAAAGATGCTTCCTCTCAAAGCATCTGA